In a single window of the Montipora capricornis isolate CH-2021 chromosome 11, ASM3666992v2, whole genome shotgun sequence genome:
- the LOC138024496 gene encoding recQ-mediated genome instability protein 2-like, with the protein MSQKQPLILNTPAKKFFMSQLLGSSSQQVWLQGIVVDISADSNDVLLDDGTGVIQATGVTQIIKDLYLHKGMYVMVAGQLKMIGNPNEMHCPSIRVFKIADLSNNPHSEALWMAEVIDVQSHIKWEKDG; encoded by the exons ATGTCGCAGAAGCAACCCCTTATCTTGAACACCCCTGCCAAGAAGTTCTTTATGAGTCAGCTTCTTGGCAGTTCATCGCAACAGGTGTGGCTACAAGGTATTGTGGTGGATATCTCAGCTGATAGCAATGACGTTCTTCTCGACGATGGAACAGGAGTTATTCAAGCAACTGGAGTAACTCAGATTATAAAAGATCTGTATCTTCATAAAG GAATGTATGTGATGGTTGCTGGGCAACTGAAAATGATTGGCAATCCAAATGAAATGCATTGCCCAAGCATTAGAGTTTTTAAAATTGCTGATCTCAGCAATAATCCTCACAGCGAGGCATTGTGGATGGCAGAAGTGATTGATGTACAGTCTCATATTAAATGGGAGAAAGATGGATAG
- the LOC138023827 gene encoding histone deacetylase 3-like, giving the protein MSKKRVAYFYDEDVGNFHYGPNHPMKPHRLTLTHNLVFNYDLHRKMEVYRPYRATYHDMCRFHSSDYIEFLRRVTPQNTPGGQNKSANNFNVGEDCPVFSGLFDFCSIYTGASLEGAVRLNQRVCDIAVNWAGGLHHAKKCEASGFCYVNDIVVAILELLKYHSRVLYVDIDIHHGDGVQEAFYLTDRVMTLSFHKYGNHFFPGTGDMFELGVENGRYYSLNVPLRDGIDDQGYANLFRPIMQAVVSHYQPNCIVLQCGADSLGCDRLGCFNLSIKGHGECVQFVKTFNLPMLVLGGGGYTIKNVARCWAYETSLLVDQEISSEIPYNDYLEYFAPDFSLYPDIAARIENQNSKQYLDHIKHTVIENVKCLTGAPSVQMQEVPPDFMCLEAMEDQEDPDGRHDDDSRFEGEFYEGEHDVDKEEAYVDV; this is encoded by the exons ATGTCTAAGAAACGTGTGGCTTATTTTTATGACGAAGATGTGGGGAATTTTCACTACG gcCCCAATCACCCAATGAAACCTCACAGACTCACATTAACACATAACTTGGTTTTCAACTATGACCTACACAGGAAAATGGAA GTATACAGGCCTTACAGAGCGACATACCATGACATGTGTAGATTTCATTCAAGTGATTATATTGAGTTTCTTAGAAG GGTGACACCGCAAAATACTCCAGGGGGACAAAACAAATCAGCCAACAACTTTAATGTGGGAGAAGACTG CCCAGTGTTTTCTGGCCTGTTTGACTTCTGTTCTATTTACACTGGTGCCTCGTTGGAAGGTGCTGTAAGATTAAACCAAAGG GTTTGTGACATTGCAGTCAACTGGGCTGGTGGTCTGCATCATGCTAAGAAATGTGAG GCATCTGGCTTCTGTTATGTGAACGATATTGTGGTTGCAATATTAGAATTGCTAAA GTATCATTCTCGAGTTCTGTATGTTGACATTGATATTCATCATGGTGATGGAGTCCAG GAAGCATTTTATTTGACTGATCGAGTCATGACGCTGTCATTTCACAAATATGGCAACCACTTTTTCCCAGGAACTG GTGACATGTTTGAACTGGGAGTTGAAAATGGAAGATACTATTCTCTAAATGTACCCTTGAGGGATGGAATAGATGACCAAG GGTATGCCAACCTGTTCAGGCCCATAATGCAGGCAGTTGTGAGTCATTATCAACCAAACTGTATTGTTTTGCAG TGCGGAGCCGACTCTTTGGGGTGTGACAGACTTGGTTGTTTTAATCTGAGCATCAAAGGCCATGG CGAGTGTGTACAATTTGTAAAAACATTCAACCTTCCTATGTTAGTTCTCGGTGGAGGAGGCTACACAATCAAGAATGTTGCACGATGCTG GGCGTATGAGACATCCCTTCTAGTGGACCAGGAAATTTCCAGTGAAATTCCCTACAATG ATTACTTGGAGTATTTTGCACCAGACTTCTCTTTGTATCCAGATATAGCAGCCAgaattgaaaaccaaaacagcaaACAG TATCTGGATCACATCAAGCATACTGTGATAGAGAACGTTAAGTGCTTAACTGGGGCTCCTAGTGTCCAGATGCAGGAGGTCCCCCCGGATTTTATGTGCCTCGAAGCCATGGAAGATCAGGAGGATCCAGATGGACGACACGACGATGACTCAAG ATTTGAAGGGGAATTTTACGAAGGCGAACACGACGTGGATAAAGAAGAGGCATACGTTGATGTATAA